Proteins from a genomic interval of Natronorubrum sediminis:
- a CDS encoding RNA-guided endonuclease TnpB family protein, which translates to MQDSGLTQTISFGLTIHEGSSENLHEGCLEARRVRNEVNRLDNEGWDWDDIHDTVVDNANLVKNTTQLIVQKALKELETYYDYKDNEWGRPFPYIDETYPMRMNHNEGYSLTLDESGDVRFRVSYKPYNHVKGVLRGSPYHLEGVKNALASDAWCVGAAELVYKHDEWRLHVTVTHKTRTVAAPDDAETVVGVDINEDCVALTALNRDTGDVLDSVVIEYPDIKRVRHEFFTKRKRMQNVGQTAFETVVRTEERDFVHDQLHKVSRDVTQWVSQFNDPVIVFEDLKDIRDSIDYGTRMNRRLHSLPFAALRVMVTYKAAWEGIPSDDIDPEYTSQRCPRTGCLHIERANRRRKRFKCNKCGFQDHADRKAAVCVAQEWVDDQDGNVPSLETLPRVRKVRRTASGLCEEADSHGAVFASGVYRHGTSARDSQSQAREELKTVAPTTGQTRTPRVTRPVVLH; encoded by the coding sequence ATGCAAGACTCAGGACTAACCCAGACCATATCCTTTGGATTAACCATCCACGAGGGTAGTTCTGAGAACTTGCACGAAGGCTGTCTCGAAGCTCGACGAGTCCGAAACGAAGTCAACCGACTCGACAACGAAGGGTGGGACTGGGACGACATCCACGACACCGTTGTCGATAACGCCAACCTCGTGAAAAACACGACTCAACTCATCGTCCAGAAAGCACTCAAAGAGCTTGAGACGTACTACGACTACAAAGACAATGAGTGGGGCCGACCGTTTCCCTACATTGACGAAACGTATCCGATGCGGATGAACCACAATGAAGGATACTCCCTCACTCTGGACGAATCAGGAGACGTTCGCTTCAGAGTTAGTTACAAACCGTACAACCATGTCAAAGGCGTACTTCGTGGCAGTCCCTACCACCTCGAAGGAGTGAAAAACGCGTTAGCATCGGACGCGTGGTGCGTTGGAGCCGCTGAACTCGTGTACAAACACGACGAATGGAGACTCCACGTTACAGTCACTCATAAGACACGTACCGTAGCAGCTCCAGATGACGCAGAGACAGTAGTTGGTGTGGACATTAACGAGGACTGCGTGGCACTCACCGCGCTGAATAGAGATACTGGTGACGTGCTCGATTCGGTCGTCATCGAGTACCCGGACATCAAGCGAGTTCGCCACGAGTTCTTCACCAAACGCAAGCGGATGCAAAATGTTGGACAAACCGCATTCGAGACTGTTGTCCGAACCGAAGAACGTGACTTCGTTCACGACCAACTCCACAAAGTATCGCGCGACGTAACCCAGTGGGTCTCACAATTCAACGACCCGGTAATCGTCTTTGAAGACCTCAAAGACATACGAGACTCCATTGACTACGGAACGCGAATGAACCGCCGCTTGCACAGCCTTCCGTTCGCCGCTCTTCGAGTCATGGTGACGTACAAAGCCGCGTGGGAAGGAATCCCCTCGGACGACATTGACCCGGAATACACGTCTCAGCGGTGTCCTCGAACAGGGTGTTTGCACATTGAGCGAGCGAATCGTCGTCGGAAGCGGTTCAAGTGCAATAAGTGTGGATTCCAAGACCACGCTGACCGAAAAGCAGCGGTGTGTGTAGCGCAAGAATGGGTTGACGACCAAGATGGAAATGTGCCGTCTCTCGAAACCCTTCCAAGAGTTCGGAAGGTGAGACGGACGGCATCGGGCCTATGTGAAGAGGCCGACTCTCACGGAGCAGTTTTCGCTTCGGGTGTTTACCGACACGGAACGTCGGCGCGAGACTCGCAGAGTCAAGCGCGAGAGGAATTAAAGACCGTTGCCCCGACTACAGGGCAGACACGGACGCCACGGGTCACCCGACCCGTGGTACTTCACTAA